One stretch of Nitrosococcus watsonii C-113 DNA includes these proteins:
- a CDS encoding methyltransferase domain-containing protein yields MSQQASVLERYSEGAQARQVGLCCAVEYDSRSLRILPQEIIDKDYGCGDPSLYVREGDVVLDLGSGGGKVCYIAAQLVGNKGRVIGVDMNDDMLALARKYQAEMAKRLGSDRVGFKKGLLQDLALDLSAVDAYLSANPVSGSQDLARLEAFKARQRKESPLIPNASVDLVISNCVLNLVDEGAKAQMVAEIFRVLRPGGRVAISDIISDEEVPQHLRNDPKLWSGCISGAFQEKAFLDAFVAAGFMAVSYDKWESQPWQVVEGIEFRSVTLTAVKLEGVECMDRGQAVIYKGPYTQVYDEEGHVFPRGERIAVCERTFYFLTMGPYKDDFIGISPVALQEPTPWCAPAGTLRPARETKGGVHKGSSGAGASCCS; encoded by the coding sequence ATGTCACAGCAAGCTAGTGTCTTAGAACGATATTCAGAAGGTGCCCAGGCGCGCCAGGTTGGGTTATGCTGCGCGGTGGAGTACGATTCACGGTCGCTGCGGATACTGCCCCAGGAGATCATTGATAAAGACTATGGTTGTGGTGATCCTTCCCTCTATGTTCGGGAAGGGGATGTGGTGCTCGATCTCGGCAGTGGTGGTGGTAAAGTCTGCTATATCGCAGCCCAACTCGTGGGCAACAAAGGGCGGGTGATAGGCGTGGATATGAATGACGATATGCTGGCCCTGGCCCGAAAATATCAAGCCGAGATGGCGAAGCGGTTAGGTAGTGATCGGGTCGGGTTTAAAAAGGGATTGCTCCAAGATTTGGCCTTGGACTTAAGTGCCGTAGATGCCTATTTATCCGCGAATCCGGTAAGTGGCAGTCAGGATCTAGCTCGCTTGGAGGCTTTTAAAGCCCGGCAACGCAAGGAAAGTCCGCTGATTCCCAATGCTTCGGTGGATCTGGTAATTTCCAATTGCGTATTGAATTTAGTGGATGAAGGGGCAAAGGCGCAAATGGTTGCGGAAATTTTCCGGGTATTGCGCCCAGGTGGGCGGGTAGCTATTTCCGACATTATTAGCGATGAGGAGGTTCCCCAGCATTTACGTAATGATCCGAAACTGTGGTCTGGTTGTATTTCCGGGGCTTTTCAAGAGAAAGCATTCCTTGATGCTTTCGTGGCGGCCGGTTTCATGGCGGTAAGTTACGATAAATGGGAATCTCAGCCTTGGCAGGTAGTAGAAGGCATCGAATTTCGCTCCGTGACTCTTACTGCCGTTAAGCTTGAAGGCGTCGAGTGCATGGATAGAGGCCAAGCAGTGATTTATAAAGGTCCCTATACTCAAGTCTATGATGAAGAAGGTCATGTTTTCCCACGGGGAGAACGTATTGCCGTCTGTGAGCGCACCTTTTATTTTTTGACGATGGGTCCTTATAAAGATGATTTTATTGGTATTTCTCCAGTCGCGCTCCAAGAACCGACGCCCTGGTGCGCGCCTGCGGGGACTCTGCGGCCTGCGCGGGAAACCAAAGGGGGAGTGCATAAGGGAAGTTCCGGCGCAGGGGCAAGTTGCTGTAGCTAA
- a CDS encoding AAA domain-containing protein gives MNFVWPDAALSSERFAQLVGNEAKASKEERLLADKADDHVADLLANHSSATIENIRDAFASFQDVRRRLMATSHSWMKEALRDILSGHSSLWRELFRVTDHIISAVEGLVASADNTSIEFLEPIDDIRVLHEDARRLKEHLESGGKLGWGPIRPKQVKERLYVIKSVQVGGRPCSTIEHFSLLADVLHVDIECEKAWQCWTGQSDKIQGLYVLQLTTLKSLRGALEKALSLQSIIDKCRNAVQACPALEEPLWNDESQIERIIALCRLALARIRKRLAAAELQGIETPVSQIAATDNAHPVTMNVLGAIQGRERDEFAQCVSKIQDLEKQRQYLLKQDENLSRLRWLLPQLADCLERTCNEPYWEERSRHIGDAWHWAQARCWIEDYIRQADVPALGKRVKQIEDTINDIIAELASLHAWSFCFSRLTESHRRHMGAWQQSMGRLGKGTGKHAPHHRREAQGHLHECREAVPAWVMPLHRIWDMVSPTPGMFDVIIVDEASQCGFEALPLLYLGKKVVIVGDDKQISPETIGLSRDTIHCLMEEFLYDFRFKSSFDVESSLFDHGKLRYGTQRITLREHFRCMPEIIRFSNDLCYSDTPLIPLRQYKPDRLPPLEHVFVPGGYREGSNNRTINRPEADAIVTRIAELCEDSRYDSKSMGVVVLQGEAQATLIEGLLLERLGAEEMERRRLICGNSYNFQGDERDIMFLSLVAAANKRIGPLTKPADKRRFNVAASRARDKMILFYSVTVNDLRASCYRRRLLEFFANTQPQQIAGIERDELERRAAQDNRRIVSPPVPFDSWFEVEVALELLRKEFRILPQHEVAGRRIDLVVEGGQARLAVECDGDHWHGADRYEADMQRQRQLERCGWEFFRVRESAFYANKDDALAGLWRMLEEREIFPSRQHKDLDPEIDMEKEDCDEPHSEASKADHARYSLNNLEKSIHSSGRRAEEITPSEIENAILQALWECPNQSCTLDSLTARVLKEVGVRTRGKPWKAFKRRTLQSASLLERRGRIETYKAKNQRLRLVHQETA, from the coding sequence TTGAATTTTGTCTGGCCTGACGCCGCGCTGTCCTCGGAACGCTTTGCCCAGCTCGTGGGGAACGAGGCGAAAGCCAGCAAGGAAGAGCGTCTCTTAGCGGATAAGGCTGATGACCACGTGGCCGATCTGCTAGCAAACCATAGCTCCGCCACCATCGAAAATATTCGGGATGCGTTCGCTAGTTTTCAGGACGTTCGACGAAGATTGATGGCGACGAGCCATTCGTGGATGAAAGAGGCGCTGCGCGATATCTTGAGCGGCCATTCTTCTCTGTGGCGCGAGCTTTTTCGGGTTACGGACCACATTATTTCGGCAGTCGAAGGACTCGTTGCCAGCGCTGATAATACTAGCATCGAATTTCTTGAACCTATTGATGATATCAGAGTGCTGCATGAGGATGCCCGCAGGCTGAAAGAGCACTTGGAAAGTGGTGGAAAATTAGGCTGGGGGCCGATTCGGCCCAAACAGGTGAAAGAGCGGCTTTATGTAATCAAGTCGGTACAGGTGGGTGGACGTCCTTGTTCTACGATTGAGCATTTCTCGCTTCTTGCCGACGTGCTACACGTAGACATTGAGTGCGAGAAGGCATGGCAGTGCTGGACAGGCCAGAGCGACAAAATTCAAGGACTCTATGTGCTGCAACTGACCACGCTTAAGTCACTGCGTGGCGCGCTAGAAAAAGCCTTGTCGCTGCAAAGCATTATTGACAAGTGCCGTAACGCGGTACAGGCGTGCCCGGCACTGGAGGAACCCCTGTGGAACGACGAATCCCAAATTGAAAGGATCATCGCCTTGTGTCGCCTCGCATTGGCCCGTATCCGCAAGAGGCTTGCCGCCGCGGAACTCCAAGGCATTGAAACCCCAGTTTCTCAGATTGCCGCTACGGACAATGCGCATCCAGTCACCATGAATGTGTTAGGTGCAATTCAAGGTCGCGAGCGCGATGAATTTGCGCAGTGTGTAAGCAAAATCCAGGACTTGGAGAAACAGCGTCAATATCTGCTAAAACAGGATGAAAATCTCTCCAGACTCCGGTGGCTGCTTCCGCAGCTTGCCGATTGCCTGGAACGTACCTGCAACGAGCCCTACTGGGAGGAACGAAGCCGGCATATTGGCGACGCCTGGCATTGGGCGCAAGCACGGTGTTGGATCGAGGATTATATCAGGCAGGCAGACGTTCCGGCGCTCGGCAAACGCGTTAAACAGATCGAAGATACCATTAATGACATTATTGCAGAGCTTGCCTCGCTTCATGCCTGGTCCTTCTGTTTCTCGCGGCTTACGGAAAGCCACCGGCGCCACATGGGGGCTTGGCAACAATCTATGGGACGGCTTGGTAAAGGAACCGGAAAGCATGCGCCGCATCATCGCCGCGAGGCCCAGGGGCATTTGCATGAATGCCGCGAAGCAGTTCCAGCCTGGGTGATGCCACTTCATCGGATCTGGGACATGGTGTCACCTACGCCAGGCATGTTCGATGTAATTATTGTTGATGAAGCGTCACAATGCGGTTTCGAGGCGCTGCCATTACTTTATTTGGGAAAGAAAGTAGTGATCGTTGGCGACGATAAGCAGATCAGCCCGGAGACCATAGGCTTGTCTCGCGATACAATACATTGCCTGATGGAGGAGTTCCTTTACGATTTCCGCTTCAAATCGTCATTCGATGTTGAAAGTAGCTTGTTCGATCATGGAAAATTGCGCTATGGGACACAGCGGATTACGTTGCGCGAGCATTTCCGCTGCATGCCAGAGATCATTCGATTCAGCAACGATCTTTGCTATTCGGATACGCCTCTTATTCCCTTGCGGCAATATAAGCCAGACCGCTTACCGCCTCTTGAGCACGTGTTCGTGCCTGGAGGGTATCGTGAAGGTTCTAACAATCGTACGATTAACCGCCCAGAAGCCGACGCCATTGTTACTAGAATCGCTGAGTTATGCGAGGACAGCCGATATGACAGCAAGTCAATGGGGGTAGTCGTGCTTCAAGGAGAAGCACAGGCAACATTGATTGAGGGTCTCCTCCTCGAGCGGTTGGGCGCCGAGGAGATGGAACGGCGTCGCTTAATCTGTGGCAACTCTTACAATTTCCAGGGAGACGAGCGCGACATTATGTTCTTATCCCTTGTTGCTGCCGCCAACAAGCGCATCGGCCCTCTTACTAAACCAGCAGATAAAAGGCGCTTCAATGTCGCGGCCAGCCGTGCCCGCGACAAGATGATTCTTTTTTACTCTGTCACCGTTAACGATCTCAGAGCCTCTTGCTATCGGCGGCGGTTGCTTGAATTCTTTGCAAACACGCAGCCACAACAAATTGCCGGCATCGAGCGAGATGAACTGGAGCGGCGGGCGGCCCAAGATAATCGGCGCATCGTGAGTCCTCCCGTGCCCTTTGACAGTTGGTTCGAGGTTGAGGTTGCCTTGGAACTGCTGCGGAAGGAATTCCGCATTCTTCCCCAACATGAAGTTGCAGGCAGACGGATTGACCTGGTGGTTGAAGGTGGACAAGCGCGCTTGGCGGTCGAGTGCGACGGAGATCATTGGCATGGCGCTGATCGTTATGAAGCCGATATGCAACGCCAGCGGCAATTGGAACGATGCGGCTGGGAGTTTTTTCGCGTTAGGGAATCAGCCTTCTACGCTAATAAAGATGACGCGCTGGCAGGACTCTGGCGTATGTTAGAGGAGCGAGAGATTTTCCCTAGCCGACAGCATAAGGATTTAGATCCCGAAATCGATATGGAGAAAGAGGATTGCGACGAACCCCATAGCGAGGCTTCCAAAGCTGACCATGCACGCTATTCGTTAAATAATCTGGAGAAAAGTATCCATTCATCAGGCCGCCGAGCGGAGGAGATAACCCCATCGGAAATAGAGAATGCGATTCTGCAAGCTTTGTGGGAGTGTCCGAATCAATCATGTACGCTGGACTCACTTACTGCCCGCGTGCTCAAAGAGGTGGGCGTGCGAACACGGGGAAAACCTTGGAAGGCATTTAAACGACGTACACTACAGAGTGCCAGCCTCCTTGAAAGGCGTGGCCGCATAGAAACTTACAAAGCAAAGAACCAGCGGCTGAGGCTTGTGCATCAAGAAACAGCCTAA
- the mutS gene encoding DNA mismatch repair protein MutS, whose translation MPANDPQKPHTPMMQQYLRIKAEYPATLLLYRMGDFYELFYDDAQRAAELLDITLTSRGQSAGEPIPMAGIPYHALDSYLARLVRQGESVAICEQVGDPATSKGPVERQVARIITPGTVTEEALLEARRDNLLAALQREGDVFGFAVLDLCSGRFNILEVASESATISELARIRPAELLVSEDLALTLVDSKTDAVVRPLPPWHFDRESAQRQLCQQFGTQNLAGFGCEEMKTAIAAAGCLLHYVQDTQRAHLPHIHALQVERQETSIILDPSTRRNLELEESLSGHSNHNTLIAVLDRTATAMGSRLLRRYLHRPLRDQTLLKQRQQALAALLEGGLTDILQKLLRGIGDIERILSRVALRSARPRDLVQLRQALGLLPKIRESLLQLNRDSILLQSLQEDLGPFPKLHELLQRAICENPPVLIRDGGVIALGFDSELDELRHLSGNAGQFLVELEQRERERTKIPTLKIGYNKVHGYYLEITRAQAHQAPPDYIRRQTLKGAERYITPELKGFEDQVLSARERALAREKALYEGLLEQFMEPLPALRACANALAELDVLHNLAERAKTLEYVVPLLSDQPGILIEEGRHPVVEQTLENPFVPNDLTLQETRRMLIITGPNMGGKSTYMRQTALIVLLAHIGSFVPARRAVIGPIDRIFTRIGAADDLAGGRSTFMVEMTETANILHNATQYSLVLLDEVGRGTSTFDGLSLAWAVASYLVNNARSLTLFATHYFELTALPEHLDGVANLHLTATEHKERIVFLHAVKEGPASQSYGLQVAALAGVPQEVIAQARQRLMKLESNAEQKSTHGDGAQLDLLALSAEHPAVQILRELDPDELTPRQALTKLYELKQLLDLAGTR comes from the coding sequence ATGCCAGCAAATGACCCTCAGAAACCCCATACACCCATGATGCAACAGTATCTGCGGATTAAGGCAGAATATCCCGCTACCTTGCTGCTGTACCGCATGGGGGACTTTTATGAATTATTCTATGACGATGCTCAACGCGCTGCGGAATTGCTGGATATTACGCTGACTAGCCGCGGGCAGTCAGCCGGCGAGCCCATCCCCATGGCTGGGATTCCCTATCATGCATTGGATTCCTATTTGGCAAGACTGGTTCGCCAAGGGGAGTCGGTAGCCATCTGCGAGCAGGTAGGCGATCCGGCAACAAGCAAGGGTCCCGTGGAGCGTCAAGTGGCGCGAATCATCACTCCAGGAACGGTGACTGAAGAAGCTCTCTTGGAAGCCCGCCGGGATAATCTGCTGGCCGCGCTCCAAAGAGAGGGGGATGTTTTTGGCTTTGCCGTGCTTGATCTTTGCAGTGGGCGCTTTAATATTTTAGAAGTAGCTAGTGAATCGGCGACTATCAGCGAACTGGCCCGCATTCGGCCAGCGGAACTTTTGGTGAGCGAAGACCTGGCGCTTACCCTGGTCGATTCCAAAACTGACGCGGTGGTGCGGCCTTTGCCTCCCTGGCATTTTGATAGGGAAAGTGCCCAGCGCCAGCTATGCCAGCAATTTGGGACTCAGAACCTGGCCGGTTTTGGCTGCGAGGAAATGAAAACCGCAATTGCCGCCGCCGGATGCTTACTGCATTATGTTCAGGATACCCAGCGCGCCCACCTTCCCCACATTCACGCGCTCCAAGTAGAGCGCCAAGAAACCAGCATTATTCTGGACCCCAGCACCCGGCGCAACCTGGAATTAGAAGAAAGCCTGAGCGGCCATTCAAACCATAATACCTTAATCGCGGTGCTGGACCGAACGGCAACCGCCATGGGTAGCCGCCTGCTACGGCGCTATCTCCACCGTCCTCTGCGAGATCAAACCCTGCTCAAACAACGCCAACAGGCGCTGGCTGCCCTCCTAGAAGGAGGACTGACCGATATTTTACAAAAATTACTTCGAGGAATAGGCGATATTGAACGCATTCTCTCCCGCGTAGCCCTGCGTTCCGCCCGCCCGCGAGATCTCGTCCAGCTCCGGCAAGCCTTGGGGCTATTGCCTAAAATCCGAGAGAGCTTGTTGCAGTTAAACAGAGACAGTATCTTACTTCAGTCGCTACAAGAAGATTTGGGTCCCTTTCCCAAGCTCCATGAGCTGCTACAACGGGCTATTTGCGAAAACCCGCCGGTGCTCATTCGAGATGGCGGGGTCATCGCTCTCGGTTTTGACTCCGAACTGGATGAATTGCGGCATTTAAGCGGCAATGCTGGGCAATTTTTAGTAGAATTGGAGCAGCGGGAACGGGAACGCACAAAAATCCCGACTCTTAAGATAGGCTACAACAAAGTTCATGGCTACTATCTTGAGATCACGCGTGCTCAGGCTCATCAAGCGCCTCCTGACTATATCCGCCGCCAGACCTTAAAAGGAGCGGAACGCTACATTACCCCGGAATTAAAAGGCTTTGAAGACCAGGTATTAAGCGCCCGGGAACGGGCGTTGGCGCGGGAAAAAGCCCTTTACGAGGGGCTGTTGGAACAATTTATGGAACCGCTTCCCGCTTTGCGCGCCTGCGCCAATGCCTTGGCGGAGTTAGATGTTCTCCATAACCTAGCCGAGCGGGCTAAAACCCTAGAGTATGTGGTCCCCCTATTGAGCGATCAACCAGGGATATTGATCGAAGAGGGCCGCCATCCCGTGGTGGAACAAACCTTAGAGAATCCTTTTGTGCCTAATGATCTGACTCTCCAGGAAACACGGCGGATGCTGATCATTACCGGTCCTAATATGGGAGGAAAATCTACCTATATGCGCCAGACGGCCTTAATTGTCCTGCTCGCCCATATTGGCAGCTTTGTACCCGCCCGCCGGGCTGTCATCGGCCCTATTGACCGGATTTTTACCCGTATTGGCGCAGCCGATGATCTTGCCGGGGGACGCTCCACCTTTATGGTGGAAATGACCGAGACCGCCAACATTTTGCATAATGCCACCCAGTACAGTTTGGTCCTGCTGGATGAGGTTGGCCGGGGCACCAGCACTTTCGATGGCCTCTCTCTCGCCTGGGCGGTGGCCTCCTACTTGGTAAACAACGCGCGTTCCCTAACGCTATTTGCAACCCATTACTTTGAACTCACCGCTCTTCCCGAGCATCTTGACGGCGTGGCTAACCTTCACCTTACGGCAACCGAGCACAAGGAACGTATCGTTTTTCTCCATGCAGTGAAAGAGGGACCCGCCAGCCAAAGCTATGGTCTTCAGGTAGCCGCGCTGGCGGGTGTTCCCCAGGAAGTCATTGCCCAAGCGCGGCAGCGGCTTATGAAATTGGAAAGTAATGCTGAGCAAAAATCCACCCATGGAGACGGCGCTCAACTAGACTTGCTTGCGCTCTCCGCAGAGCATCCCGCCGTTCAAATACTACGGGAGTTAGATCCAGATGAACTCACTCCCCGGCAAGCTTTAACGAAACTTTACGAACTCAAACAGCTATTAGACCTCGCTGGTACCCGCTAG
- a CDS encoding rhomboid family intramembrane serine protease, with protein sequence MFPIRNPSPTSTLPVTTIGLIGICIIVFLWECSLSSREFAQAVYHFAVTPVFFLNKITPADSPIPIQLTLITSMFLHAGTWHLASNLLFLWIFGKTIEDATGHVRFIIFYFLCGIIAIMPYILLNPASQNPIIGASGAISGVLGAYLRLFPHSRIVAIYLRGIYPTLGQVPAEWVLIFWYGLQLLYGISADTEQTAVAWEVHLSGFTAGMLFVPLFYRATKST encoded by the coding sequence ATGTTTCCAATAAGAAACCCCAGCCCAACTTCGACTTTACCAGTAACAACCATTGGCTTGATAGGAATCTGCATCATAGTCTTTCTATGGGAATGTTCATTAAGTTCAAGGGAATTTGCACAAGCTGTCTATCACTTTGCGGTTACTCCCGTATTTTTTCTAAATAAGATAACACCGGCTGATAGCCCAATACCTATCCAACTTACTCTTATTACTTCCATGTTTCTTCATGCTGGTACATGGCATTTAGCCAGCAACCTACTATTTCTCTGGATCTTCGGAAAGACAATTGAAGATGCTACTGGACATGTTCGCTTTATTATTTTTTATTTTCTATGTGGAATTATAGCAATAATGCCATATATTCTTCTAAATCCTGCTTCCCAAAATCCTATCATTGGTGCAAGTGGCGCTATTTCAGGCGTATTAGGCGCTTATCTCCGATTATTTCCCCATTCCAGAATCGTCGCTATTTATCTACGGGGGATTTATCCTACTCTTGGTCAAGTACCAGCAGAATGGGTACTTATATTCTGGTATGGACTGCAACTCCTATACGGAATATCCGCCGACACCGAGCAAACAGCCGTGGCATGGGAAGTCCATTTAAGTGGTTTTACTGCCGGCATGCTCTTCGTGCCTTTGTTTTATCGTGCAACAAAATCGACTTGA
- the arsS gene encoding arsenosugar biosynthesis radical SAM (seleno)protein ArsS (Some members of this family are selenoproteins.) — MHATLPLLQVTDFPALKRKNLEAVQVNLGYRCNQQCVHCHVGASPHRKEVMTQETIEQVVAFLQASNVTALDLTGGAPELNPYFRDLVTRARDLGIRVVDRCNLTILEEPGQGNLAKFLADQKVEIVASLPCYLEENVNRQRGRGVFEASIRALQALNCLGYGDENSALVLNLVYNPQGATLPPPQGKLEAEYKRQLRERYGIAFNNLFSLTNMPIQRFGSMLVSKGIFGKYMALLREAHQAENLASVMCRKLISVDWQGYVYDCDFNQMLGLSLVYAGKSRLHLSQLMEVDLAGNPIAIADHCYGCSAGQGSSCSGALG; from the coding sequence ATGCACGCAACCCTACCTTTATTGCAAGTTACGGATTTTCCTGCCTTGAAGCGTAAAAATCTGGAAGCGGTGCAGGTTAACCTTGGTTATCGCTGCAATCAACAGTGTGTTCATTGCCACGTCGGTGCAAGCCCGCATCGTAAGGAGGTTATGACTCAGGAGACTATTGAACAGGTAGTCGCTTTTTTGCAAGCGTCTAATGTGACTGCTCTTGACCTTACGGGGGGAGCGCCAGAGCTTAACCCCTACTTTCGGGATCTTGTTACTAGGGCGCGAGATTTAGGCATTCGCGTGGTTGACCGCTGTAATTTGACTATCCTTGAGGAACCGGGACAAGGAAACTTAGCTAAATTCCTAGCGGACCAGAAAGTGGAAATAGTGGCTTCATTGCCTTGCTATTTAGAAGAGAATGTTAACCGACAGCGGGGACGGGGAGTGTTTGAGGCAAGTATCCGCGCTTTGCAAGCACTTAATTGTTTGGGCTATGGCGATGAGAATTCAGCTTTGGTGCTCAATTTAGTTTATAACCCACAGGGAGCTACGTTACCCCCTCCTCAAGGAAAATTAGAAGCGGAATATAAACGCCAGCTTCGAGAGCGTTATGGAATTGCTTTTAATAATTTATTTAGCCTAACTAATATGCCGATTCAGCGTTTTGGCAGTATGCTTGTTTCCAAGGGGATATTTGGAAAATATATGGCCCTGCTGCGGGAGGCCCACCAAGCGGAAAACCTGGCTTCGGTGATGTGCCGAAAACTTATTAGTGTTGATTGGCAAGGATATGTTTATGATTGCGACTTTAACCAAATGCTTGGCCTATCACTGGTCTATGCTGGTAAATCCAGACTTCATCTTTCCCAGCTCATGGAGGTAGACTTGGCAGGCAATCCCATCGCCATCGCAGATCATTGTTATGGTTGCAGCGCCGGGCAGGGTAGTAGCTGCAGTGGAGCTTTAGGCTAA
- the tsaB gene encoding tRNA (adenosine(37)-N6)-threonylcarbamoyltransferase complex dimerization subunit type 1 TsaB — translation MKLLALDTSTEACSAALLMADQICERFVVAPRGHSDLILDMLEALLAEAGVSLGAIDALAFGQGPGSFTGVRIGASVAQGIAFARDLPVVPVSSLAALAQFCKEKKILAAIDARMGEIYWGVYEREAEGLVRLMDSEQVCIPEAVPLVAGKGWFGAGTGWGVYKDKLCARLGRRVDGWEVEHYPRASATARLAAAAFVRGESVMAEQALPVYLRDNVVKKPSRAKINNKSP, via the coding sequence ATGAAATTATTGGCCCTCGATACCTCGACAGAAGCTTGCTCTGCAGCTCTGCTGATGGCTGATCAAATCTGCGAGCGTTTTGTGGTTGCCCCTCGAGGTCATTCAGATCTTATTTTAGATATGTTAGAGGCATTATTGGCAGAGGCAGGAGTTTCTCTGGGTGCCATTGATGCTCTAGCTTTTGGACAGGGGCCTGGTTCTTTTACTGGTGTCCGTATTGGCGCTAGCGTAGCGCAGGGGATTGCTTTTGCCCGTGATTTGCCTGTAGTACCAGTTTCTTCTCTGGCCGCTCTCGCCCAATTCTGTAAAGAAAAAAAGATACTGGCTGCGATCGACGCCCGGATGGGCGAAATCTACTGGGGCGTCTATGAGCGAGAGGCAGAGGGTTTGGTTCGGCTGATGGATAGTGAGCAAGTTTGTATTCCTGAAGCTGTTCCCTTGGTGGCGGGGAAGGGGTGGTTTGGTGCGGGCACCGGCTGGGGGGTTTATAAAGATAAGCTGTGTGCGCGTCTTGGTAGAAGAGTGGATGGCTGGGAAGTAGAGCATTACCCTCGTGCTAGCGCAACGGCTCGACTTGCTGCCGCTGCTTTTGTTCGAGGCGAGAGCGTAATGGCGGAACAAGCACTGCCGGTCTACCTTCGAGATAATGTAGTAAAAAAACCTTCAAGAGCAAAAATAAACAATAAATCACCCTAG